The Camelina sativa cultivar DH55 chromosome 16, Cs, whole genome shotgun sequence sequence ATGATTAAGATACAGaggagaagagttttttttgatGAGTTACTGACCTTGTTCCATCCACACCTATACAGAGGAACTGCCCGTGTCGCCATCCATCTTTGAAATGTCCAAAAAATATCTCACCCGACTTTGAATAGAACCTGCCTTCGCCGCCGGCTTTTCCTTTCCAAAAATTTGCAAACCATCGATCACCTTTGTGGAAATAAAACCAGCCCTGCAAGACGAGTGAACAAGTTTTGTCTATCTGATAAGACATCTTTACGTCACAACAGAAACCACTTCTGCAGTCATTTCTCAAACTTAATTGATAGATTTGGGAAGTAGAAACCAAGTTTTACATGGTACTAAGCTTGAAAAAGTCTTAGGACTTGATGATACTAAGCAGTTTGTGCACAAGTGTAGTTTTGATAGTCAATAAGctaattcaaattcaaaaagtTCATAGACTACTTCACCTTTCCGTGTATTAGATCTTCTCTCCATGTGCCTTGGAATACGTCTCCATTCTTGAAGTAGAATGTGCCGAGACCAGATCTTTTACCGTTGTGCCACATCCCATCATATATGCTTCCATCTCCAAGTACCAGACGACCCTGGTGGGAAAATTTAGCCATTACTTTCGGATCAACTAAGAAGCCTGTCTCAAACATAAGAGAAAGGTCCACTGATGTTTTGGCTTCAATGAAATGTGGATTACCTTTCCTTCGGGAAGACCTCCTTGGCACCTTCCCTTGAAGAGTCCTCCTCTGTACTGCATCTCCAGAATAGGACTCCATCTTTTTGATGAATCTCGTTCAGCTTCCTAAGTGATGAAAAAGTAAAATGGAAAATTCTGTCAGTTCACATCAGACTTGGACGATGTTCAACAAGTTAACTACTCTTTGAAATTGTTAACAGATGTACTATGATTGTGACAGCAAGTCAGCAAACTTAGATAACAAATTCATGGTTACAAATTGAACCAACGGGACCACTTTTGCTTCTCTATGCATTATTGTTCGAAAAAAGCAACCCACTTTTAAAAGGATGATTTGATACCTTAACCTCAACGACTGCTACATTGCTACTTACCAGCATGGAAGATGCTCGAGCGGATAGATTTCTTTGCTTTGTAAAATCAGCATATTTCTCAGCTAGCAGGGCAGATGCAGTATCACTAGACTCTTTGGTCGAGCCATTAGGGTTAAAAAATGATTCATCACTGGAAGCAGCCTTCCTAGAGGGTTGACTGGCAACACTGAGACTACTGTTCAAATTCTTTGAAGGTCTCACACCAACAGGAAGGTTGACAATACCCAGGCTAAGCACTGCAGTGTCTCCAGAATCAGCTGCGAATTTCTGCTCAATCTGATATCCCGAATCCATACTCCAATTAGCAATTGGCTCCCTCTGGATAGCACCATAATCTACAAAAGATGACTTTCCAATCTTTAAAATACTTAAGCATCCTGTAAATAACACGTAATGAAGAATCTGCCAATAGTACGTACAAAAATAAGCAGCAACGAAAAGTTGTCTTCAAATTGTGTACCTTCTATATTTTCATCTTCAGGATCCAATCGACTGTTTCTGGATGGTTCCCTCTCTTTCAATGGGTATTCACTATCACTGTTCTCAGAATCTTCGAGGAGGTCCTCAGAGTCAATTTGGAATCCTTCAACACTCTGATTGGAGCCTTTTACGTCAGTAGAGTCTGCTATATCTTTTATTGAAACTGGTACCTCTCTAAGCCCactatttgtttctttctggaGCTGTGAACGATATCTCGTGaagaaatttaaaacaaaaggaacaagACCAGAAAAAATATTGCCTTTGTTGGATGTTTCCTCTTCTGGTGAACTGTAATGACATATGAGACTTGCATTAATGCTACAAAGTGTTCacgaaaaataaaatctgagtCTTGACCAAAACAATCATAGATCTTAAGcaagcaagaaaataaatatatagtataaactGAAACCATATAATTACTTGAAACTGTAAGGCGTAAGCTGTTGCTTAGGATAAATACCCACCTAAGAATAAAAAACGTTGTGACTCGCACCTTAGGCTCCAGATCAGGTTCATAAACAGTAGATACTATAATATCTCCAGTGTACTCCATTGTTTGACGAAAAGTACGAAGAATTGTTTTCACGTCCTTCTTCAGAAGAGGTACCGAACTAGCCACAATACATATAATAGCGTTTAGGTTCTGCATGTTAGAGAAAGCATGGCTGAGATGAAAAAGGTTACTTGAATAACGTAATTTCGTAAGAAAATAGTTTGAAGGAGCTTTTTTTCGAGTAAATAAGccaaaataacaatcaaaaatGTCAAATATCCTTGCTCCTTCGGGAGAGGGATGCCATCTGTTCTAAGGGTTTGTTTATAGGTCACTTTGTTTATAAATACCTTTGTACCAGGGCGAAAGAATGGGCAGTCATAGATGGCTCGTAAAATCGAAGTCTTAAGGTTGTGACCAACTCCAAAACCAACCTTTGCCTCTTTGTAGCTTTCTAGAATCTGGACATAAGAGAGTTAAAGGATTGAAGACAAGCTCAAACTACGGGTGACTACTATATACAGACCAAAGAAATCTCAAGAACAGGAAAGACTATAAAGATCTttagaaccaaaacccaaaagaaaaaaagtccaAGAAACTTACCGTTGTAACTTCTGAACTTTCAAGttctttaaaatcttgatgCATCACGTCGATGAAGTTTCCATGGATCCCCTGGATAAATCCGTatacaaaaatgacaaaaaaatgagtATACTATGAGAGACAACTGCAGCAGAAAAGTAACCTTACACTTATCAGAGTGGAAGCTGAATTTATTGCCATGGAAACAGCATTGTTTGCATTTCTCAGTGCCTCGTCCAAAGTTACCAAATCTTTCTGTAGTAAAACCTCTATGTCGATATCTGAAAGCCCAAATCAAAGTCAGCTCATGGCCAGCAGAACTACTAAAACAAAAGGTAGTATTTCTTACACTATTGAGCCAGGAAATCTTTCataatactaataaaagtaCCTATACAGAAATTGGTGTGTTGCTGCAATTTTCTAGCCAACTCGTTAACCTGCACACAACCTGGGAAattagagaaaagagaaaaagactcCAACTAGAGATACTAAATGTAGGTTTGTAGATAGGGATGTCATTTTCTGGACTGTTTTTAGTTTGTTATATgaaatagtataaaatataaaaatgttgacAGGAAATGGCGATGGAAATTTGGGAAGTTGCACTGTTGGAAAAACATGAAGCCATTTGAAAATTCTCCACCTAGTTTTCTTCTCTATCATCAATTCAGGTATACAAGTTTTTTAACATCACAGGAAAACAGTCCAAAAGGCATAACTAATTACTTTGAAGACTGACAATCCTATTATGGAGACTTTGCGACAATAAATGAAATTCCAAATGGGCTCTTTTGCAAACACACCAAACAAGTACAACTTTAGAAGCAACTAAAAACTACCTCTTCTAGACGCTTTCGGCCTTCAAAGCTGAAAGGCTTTAATAGCACAGCAACAGCTAAGTTACCCCCAGATCTTACTGCACTAAGAATATTAATCGCTTCAACCTGGTCAGAACCATATCCAGCACTAGCCACCTGGCAAGGGAAACAGTTTAAGCAGAATCAGATGCCCGGCCAATACTGTTCCACAATAATAAAGttttgggaaaatttgaaaCCTAGGAAGTATGGTTGTTAATGATCAATTTCACACTGTGTATCTTGTTCAGTTATAAAAATAGGATAGAGTCCTACAGGTAATTCTACTAATGGAACTGTAAGATATACAAACGTATTTGTAGCAGAAAACAGAACAGAAACAATGATAGGCAAGAAAAGTACAAACAAGGATGAAGGCCCTGGGACGTGATTGTATCAGCTCAACTGGATTCAAGGTCTTGGAAACATTATCTGTAAACATAAAGAGAGTAGTAATCGGTAAAAAAGCATATATTTCTTATCTTCTTGAACAACTAGCTAGATATATGCAGATAGAAACACAGTAAAACAGACAGCTAGCtactaaacttgtttttaattGAATAGCCAAGAGAGCCATGTGCCAACTTATGCCCAAACTTTGCTCCAATCAATCTAAGGCACTAAAATACCCAAATTTCAAAACCCTGTTTATATAATCAGCTTCTAAAGGAacgaagaaagaggaaaaactAAATTCCGGACCTTGTTGATTGAGCCTCTGCTGTAACACAAAATCTCCAGAGCTGTCCTTGCTAATACTCCTGTAAAAAAAGTGGATTACGCACAATCCATTTAAGCCCTAAGCTTCATCAGTAGAAGAAAGCTACACAGTTTAGGAGTGTGATAGTGTACTAGGACCAGTAAAAAGATAAGATTCCGAAAATCAAGTAAATACCAAAATcggagaggaagagaaggaaaaggagaATCCAAGCAAGAATCAATAATAGACTCCTTGCGACTACCGATGACAACGACCTCAATGAACTCAGCTCCACCATGTTCACCTCTCTCGCACGTCTCCAACGGAGCCGAATCCCTCACCAAGCACATCACGCAAACCCGACGCGCCTTTCGAGCCGTACATTTAAATCGCGCCGTAGCACCAAGGGACGAATACGGAATGCCAAAAGCAGGAACGAGAGCTAAACGAGAAAACAATGGTACTCCTCGGAGAGTGGAGAATACGGGAAGCTCCATAGAAATCGGCATTGCTCCGCTCCTAAGGAACCACTTATTAGTAgaatacacaaacaaattagGTCACATGAATTGATAGATGAAGAGGttcagaagaaggagaagatcgGAGCAGAGCATCTCTGAAGTTCCTCTCGATAATGCTGAAGAAGAGTGAGAAAAAATATCGGGATTATTTAATTGTGAATAACCCCTCATATTTACTACTCATTTATGTTTTAGCCTCGTATTAAAATAAGTTACAATATGGACCCTCTAATGTTTTCGGGGGTCAGAATGGACCCCCTAGATTAAGTTGACGAATCGGTTGGCGAATATTACTTTTGAACCGATCAAATCACATCCTCATATTTGGTCTTCTATCACTTTGACGTTTGAACATAGTTTACCTTTTGGTCAATGATCtctctttataattataatcaaatatcCTCTTatactaaaaagaaagaaaatatctttCTAGTCTACTAATATAATGAGTTCAATGTATATTAACCACtagagaaaaacatttttttttttaaatacagcttgaaaaattgtaagaaaatttaatgaaaaaaaaccagcgatatatatatatatagtacaaattAAATGTAAGAAAACTATATAACTTGATTTTATTCTTGTTTGGTACAACCAATAATATAAAGTGagaaagtttttattttaataagtttgCTTCACGTTTGAGTTTCAAACAAAGTGTAACGAGGACGGACGCCAGGAGAATTTTATCGGGTCGCAAGTGTCACCCCCCTTAGTGGATTTTGTCTTCGCTTGCAGCTTTTTGACCTTTTCCGCTCCCCAGCGAATCACATCGCTACGTTACAGTGCACCTTACCGCCTCTGATCATTGCACCGTCTCAAATTTAGATACGACCCGGACCGGATCGTTCTCTGAAGCTTCGTTTGTGAGATTCGTATTCCTCTGTTCCACCATTTAACAATTATCCTCTCTTGTCTTCGCCAACTTCTTCCGTTCTCTTACAAACTTCCTTCCAGGtactcttatctctctctctccctctctttatcttcttcgtcGAGTTCCCTCCCTCGTGCTTTAagattgttcttgtttttttttttttttttttttttNTTTTTTTGTGAAAGATACTGTGAGAAGTGTGACTCTTGCTCTGTCTCTTTGATGTTATATCACGTGGGATCTGAATATTAGTTGCGGTGTTCACAAGTCTTTTCCCAATTTgggtatgttttttttcccgTGGTTTCTGCGTCTTTGTTTTGGAATATTGGTGATATTAGTCCAATTGGATTCGAAATTATGCAGCTTTTAGATAAAACTATTAAGATTCTTTAATCTTTATTCGCTTGTAATCCTCCACTGAGCTCGTTAGATACGCTATTCTCTCTTCATTATTGCTTTTAAGGGTTAATTCATGTTCCTGAGATTCGTAtttgcaaagaaaaaatataccttttgtaagttttatacaaataaagaaaaaaaaaatgggcttTTTAATATTTGAGGATGTGTTGGTGATAGGGATCTCTAATCTTTATGTCTTCCGAGTCGTTGTTAGATGTGTTGTTAGTTCTAAATTCTATACATGATTGGTGGGGAAGGATCTATATGGGTCACACAGTTGTGAAAGACATGGTTTAGCTTAGACTTGATATGGTTGTTCTCAACTTGCATATTTAGGCTCTTACATTTGTTTTCTAGTCTCTTGTCTGCAACTTAAAATTTTTTCattacccaaaacaaaaaaaattcaaactttgtGGGGAACTTAAGGTGGCACTGAGTAATATTTGATTCTCATTGCTGCAGTTTGTCAAAGGTTTATCTGGAAATAAAAAAGATGGAAGTTTGCGGGGATCTGAATTCTGATAATTTAAAGAACCGTCCCTTGACTCCGCTTAGGATTCTGAGGGGTCTGATGATCCTTCTGGTGTTTCTGTCTACTGCTTTTATGTTCCTGCTCTACTTTTCACCTGTAGCTGCTCTAGGTCTACGGCTTCTGAGTGTGCATCAATCTAGGAGAGTTGTCTCGTTAATCTTTGGTCTCTGGTTAGCTTTGTGGCCNNNNNNNNNNNNNNNNNNNNNNNNNNNNNNNNNNNNNNNNNNNNNNNNNNNNNNNNNNNNNNNNNNNNNNNNNNNNNNNNNNNNNNNNNNNNNNNNNNNNNNNNNNNNNNNNNNNNNNNNNN is a genomic window containing:
- the LOC104751370 gene encoding protein ACCUMULATION AND REPLICATION OF CHLOROPLASTS 3-like, with the protein product MPISMELPVFSTLRGVPLFSRLALVPAFGIPYSSLGATARFKCTARKARRVCVMCLVRDSAPLETCERGEHGGAEFIEVVVIGSRKESIIDSCLDSPFPSLPLRFWSISKDSSGDFVLQQRLNQQDNVSKTLNPVELIQSRPRAFILVASAGYGSDQVEAINILSAVRSGGNLAVAVLLKPFSFEGRKRLEEVNELARKLQQHTNFCIDIDIEVLLQKDLVTLDEALRNANNAVSMAINSASTLISGIHGNFIDVMHQDFKELESSEVTTILESYKEAKVGFGVGHNLKTSILRAIYDCPFFRPGTKNLNAIICIVASSVPLLKKDVKTILRTFRQTMEYTGDIIVSTVYEPDLEPKVRVTTFFILSSPEEETSNKGNIFSGLVPFVLNFFTRYRSQLQKETNSGLREVPVSIKDIADSTDVKGSNQSVEGFQIDSEDLLEDSENSDSEYPLKEREPSRNSRLDPEDENIEDYGAIQREPIANWSMDSGYQIEQKFAADSGDTAVLSLGIVNLPVGVRPSKNLNSSLSVASQPSRKAASSDESFFNPNGSTKESSDTASALLAEKYADFTKQRNLSARASSMLEAERDSSKRWSPILEMQYRGGLFKGRCQGGLPEGKGRLVLGDGSIYDGMWHNGKRSGLGTFYFKNGDVFQGTWREDLIHGKGWFYFHKGDRWFANFWKGKAGGEGRFYSKSGEIFFGHFKDGWRHGQFLCIGVDGTRYSETWNDGVLIDRKQVDAGD